The following proteins come from a genomic window of Melospiza georgiana isolate bMelGeo1 chromosome 3, bMelGeo1.pri, whole genome shotgun sequence:
- the MAS1 gene encoding LOW QUALITY PROTEIN: proto-oncogene Mas (The sequence of the model RefSeq protein was modified relative to this genomic sequence to represent the inferred CDS: deleted 1 base in 1 codon), which yields MDESNITFHPSEGTENISMHRNISTQERVWEILTPLWVIMIISFLGFCENGIVLWCLCFQIKRNPFTAYITHLSIADISLLLCTFILSIEYIAGFGFAYGFYYYVTTTLSIVFLLGYNTGLYLLTAISIERCLSIVYPIWYRCHRSQHQSAIVCAILWTLSFFMTVAEYLTCKDDSTKEQFDDGNHCQALLIFTWILTFMIFIPLMILSSLILVIRIRRNSLRPHSSKLYIIIVATVIVFLIFAMPMRLLYLLNYHHWSSLLSQQNHVTIVLSTVNSSINPLVYFFVGSSKKKRFKESLKVVLSRALTDGLRPRSQEVGMSLDIAETIF from the exons ATGGATGAGTCAAACATAACGTTTCATCCCAGCGAAGGCACAGAGAACATCTCAATGCACAGAAACATTTCTACACAGGAAAGGGTCTGGGAGATATTGACCCCACTTTGGGTAATTATGATCATCTCCTTCCTGGGTTTTTGTGAAAATGGAATTGTCCTCTGGTGCCTCTGCTTCCAGATCAAAAGAAACCCATTCACTGCGTACATCACACACTTGTCCATTGCTGATATCTCCTTACTGCTTTGTACGTTTATTCTGTCAATTGAGTACATTGCTGGTTTTGGATTCGCATACGGT TTTTACTATTATGTAACCACCACACTATCTATTGTCTTCCTTCTTGGCTATAATACTGGTCTCTATCTCCTGACAGCCATCAGTATTGAGAGGTGTCTGTCTATTGTTTACCCCATCTGGTACCGATGCCACCGGTCACAGCACCAATCGGCAATCGTGTGCGCCATTCTGTGGACTCTGTCTTTTTTCATGACAGTGGCCGAATATTTAACATGCAAAGATGATTCAACCAAGGAACAATTCGACGACGGCAACCATTGCCAAGCACTGCTCATCTTCACGTGGATCCTGACTTTCATGATCTTCATTCCTCTAATGATTCTGTCCAGCCTGATCTTGGTTATCAGGATTCGCCGTAACTCCCTGAGACCTCATTCGTCAAAGCTCTACATCATCATTGTGGCCACAGTCATTGTCTTCCTCATCTTTGCCATGCCTATGAGGCTGCTGTATCTTCTGAATTACCACCACTGGTCATCTTTGCTCAGCCAGCAGAACCATGTCACCATTGTTCTGTCCACCGTTAACAGTAGCATCAACCCCCTGGTTTACTTCTTTGTAGGAAGCAGCAAGAAGAAGAGGTTCAAGGAGAGCCTCAAAGTGGTTCTCAGCAGAGCTCTCACTGATGGCTTGCGGCCAAGAAGCCAAGAAGTGGGCATGAGTTTGGATATAGCCGAAACAATTTTCTAA